The following is a genomic window from Hyalangium gracile.
TGGCGAACATCCGACAGGATAAAGGCTATTCGTACTCGCCACGCTCGGGACTCAGCGCAGCGGGGCGCGCTTTTCCAGGTTCGCGCCCAGGTGCGCAACGAGGAGACGGCCGCCGCGCTGCTGGAGATCCTCTACGAGCTGGAGCGCATCGGCGTGACGGACGTGGCCGCCGAGGAACTGAAGACCGCTCAGCGCTTCCAGTCGGGGGCCTACCTGCTGCGCAGCCAATCCCAGCAAGCCTTCGCCTCGCTGCCGGGCACTTACTGGGTGGTGGGGATGCCGCCCAAGGCGGTGAGCGAGTTCGTGCCGAAGGTGAACGCCGTCACGGCCGAACAGGTGCGCGAGGCCGCCAAGAAGCTCTTCACTTCGGGCAACCAGACGATCGTGGTTGTGGGCGATGAGAAGGTGGAGATGGAGTTGGAGCAGGTCGGCCAGGTGCGAGAGGTCAAGGGGTAGCCGGTAGGGACTGACTTCTCAGCGTGGGGAGGGCCGATGTATAGCCCTCCCTGTGTTGATCCCGCCGCTATCCCCTGCGGGGGAACGTTACCAACTCGCCTATCGTTCCATCGCTGTGTGAAGTGGGTGGCTCAGGCTGCCGTTTGATCTTGGGGAACTCCACCACAGTGGCTGGCTTCTCGAAGTACCGCTCTGGCAGGCCAGCCAACATCACAACATCACGCGCCGAGGTGCCAACGTGGCGCACCACTCCGTTTAACGGCAACACGTTCTCTGAGACAAGCAGATCAATCGTGCGCCTCAATAGCCGAGGCTCCTCGGGGGGCCAAGCTGAGTCGTGAGGTTCGGCCTTGGCACCCCACCGTGCAGAGCGGCGCTTGAAGAGGGCCATCTTCTGGTGCTCGTCGATGATCTTGAGCGCTGAAAGCCGCATGATCATCGCCGCAACCGACACACCCCACCGCACCTTGAGGAGAAGAAGGCTGTCCAACGTGACGGGGGTTCGGACCTGTGCCGCAAAACTCTCGGAGGGCATGAGGAATGCGCCAGCGAAAGCGTGTGCCTGCCGCTCCATCTCGTTGTGCTGCTCCCTTGCTGTAGCCTCTGGAACATGTCGGTGGAGCACAAGGTGACCGAGTTCATGCGAGGCGTCGTACCGGCCACGGAACCCGTTGTCCTTGTCAGCAACGAGTAGCACGAGCGGACGTGCGAGGGTTGTGCTCCAGGCCGACAAGCCTTCGATTTGGGCTACGCCTGTCTCCTCACGGACCAGAATGGTCCCCGCGTTCTCAAGGGCGAGGGCCACGTTCGGAATGGGGCCGCCACCAAGATGCCAGCGCGCGCGGCACTCTGTGGCCGCAGCCTCTATGTCCTCCGTACTGATCTGCTCCGGCGTTGTGAATGTGCGTGAGGGCACGTTCACCTCTGGCAAATCGACGAAGTCTGCCAGCAGGTGGGCCAGCTCATGCCCCAAGTGGAGACGAGCCTTCAGCATTGCGCGTGCAGCACTGTGCGCTGCCGCATTGCTGCGGAAGAGTGGCTTGGAGGCCTCCACCTCGATGGGGCGCGTGAACCACTCCGAACTCACGTTGACAACAGCGGCAAGCCGCTCCAGCGTCTCTGCCTCTGGCGCCTGCTGGCGCGTATGCCACTTGCTGATGGTGGACGGGGACACGCCGACCATCGCGGCGAGTTGAACCTGGGAAAGCCGCCGCGCAGCGAGCACCAAAGCAAGGCGCTCGGGAACGAAGCCGTTGATCCCGTGCTTCATTCCCCCTGTTCCTTCTTCGTCTGCTTCTTCTTGAGCACTGGATGAGCCTTGTCCTCCTGGCCGCTAGACGAGGCGTTCGGGCTCGAAGCCTCGATGCCGCTCGAGGGCTCGATGGTGTACCGGGACACGAAGGTGCTCACAGATTCCTGGAACAGCCACGTCCGCATGGAGTGATCCGGCACAGCGAGTACAACATCGAGCGGCTTCTCGGGCGAGACTCGCAAGTTGCCGCTGAAGACCCCCACAAAGAAGGCGGTCGCTGCGGTGATCGGCTCGGGCGGCCAGAGCGGCAGGGATGGGCGAACGATCTGCTCGATGGCACGGTTGGCCTCAGCGAGAGCGCGCCGGCTAAGGCTGCGGCGAGCGTTGTACCAGGGGCCCTTGGAGATGTTGAAGCGGGAGAGGCGGAAGATACCCTTCGTTCCAACAACAACCTCGTTGCCGCGAAGATCCGAGGGGGACGCATCAGCCACTGCGAGGGCCTCGGCAAAACGCTCGTTCATGAAGAAGTGCCGCATCTGCCCCAGCGCAGATGAGCGGTGCCTGACATCCACCTTCTGCACAGCCGGATAGGCCATACCGGCACCGTCCTCAAGAGCGTCTGCGACGCTGAGCACCAACTCCCGCGGCAGGTGAGCAACGAGCAGATCCGGAATCTCTAGGGCCTTGCCAGCTTCCATCACGCATCTCCCTCAAGCACTTGCGACAAACCGGAAACTACAGCGGAAAAAATGCGCGAGTCAACCGACGACGCATGTAGCCCTTGCTCCTGGCTGGGCATTGTGCGACGTCATGCGCCACCGACTTACCTCTGGGCGCCTCGTGGGGGCCCCCCCTCAAAAACCGGCGTATAGATGAGATGAAGCGCCAGGACACTACCCATGTGCTGGTCCAGCAGCCCCACAACGCAGGACAGTGGGGGCTAGCAGTGGAGTTCATCGGCATCGACGTGCACAAGAGTGAGAGGCAAGTGTACATCGTGGCTGCAGGGGAGAAGTCGTCCTCGAGCAGCGGATCCGCACCGAGCCAGGACGGTTCGCCGAGTTGTTGGGCCGCAGGCCCCAGGCGGCATCTTCAAGGCGGCGTCCACCGAGAGCGAGTGAGTGGCGAGATGCCTGGACCAACTTGGACACCAAGTGGTGGTGGCAGACCCCAACTTCTCGCCCATGTACGCCACGCGCAGCCGCAAGGTGAAGACGGACAAGCGCGACGCTCGAACACTGGCAGAGGCGTGCAAGCTTGGGGCGTATAGGCCGGCCCGCCGTCGGCAGCTCGCCGCGCTGCATGGGCTGGCCGGCCACCACGGTGCCCTGGCCCGACAAGTCCTCCAGCAGGCAGCGCGTGCCGTCCAGCAGCAGCGCCAGGTGCTGGCGGCTCACGTGGGGATCCGGGATGACGATGTCGCACTCCTGGGCGCGGCCCAGCACCAGGCGCTGGCGCTCCAGGGCGACCCGGAGCACCTCCTCGCCCCTGCGAAAGAACACCAGCTCCGGCATGGACGCCTCCTCGGAAGGGGATCTCCTCTATGAGATGCGACGAGGGGCTACTCCTGACTGAGTCAGTAGCGGCGAGGGGCTACTCCTGACTGAGTCAGTAGCGGCGAGCGGCTACTCCTGACTGAGTCAGTAGCGGCGAGGGGCTACTCCTGACTGAGTCAGGAGCGGCGAGGGGGGGCGCTTCCTGGCAGAGGCTGCGCGTTCGGACTTCTGACTCAGTCAGAAGTGGCGAGCGGGGTGTCGCTCCCCGGCAGAGGCCGCGCGTGCGAACTCCTGACTGAGTCAGGAGTGGAGAGCGGGCACCGGTCCAGCGGCACCGTCCGCGAACGCGGACAGTGGTTGTCGTGTACGAGGGGCGCTCACCCTCCTTCATTCAACGGTTTACCGCGCCACCTCCGCACTCCATCCCTGGCGGCACCTCCACAACCTCTCGGAATCTCACTCCTTTTGGTCGCACCGTTTCCCACGGCGGACGAATCGTCCGCGTCCGCGGACGGTCCTCGAGGGTCCGTTCTGGCAAGTGCCTGTTTTCGCACGAACGCAGAGGTTGGCGCGCCACGTGCTCTTGGGTTGCTCAACCGCAACGTCATGCGGCCGGGACGCATGGTGCGTTCCCAGGGGGAGAAGCTCTCATGTTCAATCTGTTCAAGTTCAAGAATGACACCCACGCCACGCCGACGGGCGCCTCCGTCAGCCCCGCCATCCCGGAGGGCACCACGCTCGAGCAGCTGCGCGTCGAGCTGCTCCAGCTGATGGCTCAGGAGAGCAGCAACCACCACCGCATGGGGACAATCTACAACTACATCGTGGAGAAGCGGCTGGCGGAGAAGGCCGGGTTCAAGGACGCTCGCGACTACTTCAGCAAGCACCTGGCGGACCTGTCCCAGGCGACCCTGACCACGTACGGGGCGGTGGCCAACGCCTTCAGCGAGCCGGTGTCTCGCCGCTTCGGCGTCACGTGCCTGTCCCTGCTGCTCAGCTACAAGGAGGCCGCGGACCTGGAGGTGAACCCGGAGGACCCGGGCCCCACCCCCATCGAGGTGCCGGATGAGAAGGGGCAGGTGACGGTGCAGACGTTCGGGGCCTGCAGCGTGGAGCAGATGCGCCGGGCGCTGCAGCACAAGCGCAAGCCGGCCTCCACCAAGCCCCTGCCCCCGGAGGCGCTGCTGCTGGCCGAGCAGTATACCGAGGCGGTGGCGCTGCGCTTCCCCAAGGGCAAGGGCACGCTGGTGAAGGTGACGGTGCGCAACCAGAAGGGCAAGGCGGTGCTGGACTTCAAGGGCATTCCCCTGGAGCAGGTGAACCAGCTGGTCCTCGCGCTCACGGGCGAGCTGCCCCCGGTCAACGAGCTGCCGTAGCCGCCGGTAACGGTCCGGTCGTCGTAATCCCGGGCTCGTGAGGCGAGGCCCCGCGTTCCTGATGAGGACGCGGGGCCTCTCTTTTTTGTACTCCCTGCGTCAGGACTGGTGCCCCTGGTGCCTGGAGAAGAGGCCTGGCGCGCCACATGGCTCGGTAGACGCCACCTGCCGCGAGTGCCGGCTCCTGGTCCGCTGAAGTGAACGTCAGCGCCGGACTTCGACGCGGCAGCCGCGCTCGTCTGTTACTCTGGGAACCTACCTGTGAGGTTCCTCCTTCGTGTTCCGACCCATTGCCTCGCCGTCCGTGCTCGCCTCTCTGCTGGTGGGGCTGACCGCTACCGCCCAGGCTGCGGCTGCTCGCTCCATTGTGCTCACGGGCCAGGAGGGCGAGGCCCCGTTGATCTCCGTGGCGCCGGGCACCGTCACGGTGCTCCTCCTGGACGCACCGCTGCTGCGGGAGTCCGTCGAGGTGGAGGGCCGCGCCCGGTTCGCGGTGCTGTACGTGGGGGACACCATCGTCACGCTCTCGCCCACGGTGGCGCTCGGGCCCGGCGAGCGTCTCGCGCTGCGCGTCAGCTACCGCGAGGGCTTCCCCTCGAGCGTCGTGTTCCTTCTCACCGGACAGCCAGGCACCGTGGATGAGGTGGTGAACGTCAGCCGCGCCCAGCAGCCCGTGGAGGCATGCCGCAGGGAGCTGTCCGCCACGCGCGAGCGGTGCGAGGCGCGGAGCCAGGAGCTGGCGGCGTTGAAGGCACGGCCCCCAGCGGTGAGCCCAGCCGCCGTGGTGCTCGCGGAGCTCGTGGATAAGCACGGCATGCGGGGGAAGGACTTCGCACGTGCGTGCCGCAACTTGAGCGGCGAACTTCACGTTGTCGCGTGCCGAGGGCTCGGGGCGTCGAGGTGGTCCGTCGTCATCCTCGAAGTGAGCAACACGGGCAAAGAGCCATGGGCGCCTGGGTGGGCCGAGGTGTCGCCCGCGACAGGAGGGGAGCGGCGCCGCGCTCGAGCGGTGCTCTCTGGGGCTGCCCACGTTCTTCCGGGCGCTACCGCGCGAGTGGCCGTGGAGGTGGAGATGCCCGCGAGGAAGCCGAAACAATGGCTGAGCGAGCTGCACGCGCTGCGAGTGTGCAGCGAGGACGGTCTCCGCTGTCTGGCTGTCACCGGAGTGGAGCTGTAGCAACGCGTGGGAGGTGCCGCATGGTGGCGCAAGTGAGTCCCTTGGACCTCGAGCCCGGCGAGCGTGTGGACGGCTGGCGCATCGTCCGGCGTATCGGTAGGGGCGGCTATGCCGTCGTCTACGAGGTGGAGAAGGACGGCCAGCGCTTCGCGCTCAAGGTGGCTTGTTTGACGGAGCGCATCAATGACCCATGGCAGGTGGACGCGCGCGCCAGGCGCGAGGTGGCCTGCCTCCAGCAGCTGCGTCACCCCCACGTCATCCGCATGTGGGCGCATGGCCGCTGGCCGGATCCACGCTCGGGCTTCCTCTACATCGTCCTGGACTTCGTGGACGGCTACACGCTGGAACGCTGGGTCGAGCAGACTCACCCAACGCCTCATGAAGTCGTCGTCCTGTTCCGCAAGCTGTTTGACGCCCTGGAGCACCTGCACGGGCACCAGGTCTTCCACCGCGACTTGAGCCTGCGAAACATCCTGGTCTCCAAGGATGGCGAGCCGGTGATCATCGACTTCGGCGCGGCGGACTACGCCACGGCCGACGAGGTGACGGATGGGCCGCTGCCGCCCTGCACCCCGCGCAATCGCAGCCCGGAGGCCCTGCGCTTCTGGAAGGCCCACCAGCACGACCCGGAGGCCCGCTACGCCTTCAAGGCCACGGACGACATCTTCGCGCTCGGAGCCAGTCTGTATGACGTGCTGACGGACCCCACGCCCACGCGCGACAAGCGGAGGCCTCCCCTGGGGGGCTCCGTGATGGCGCCACCCACTCCGCACCGGGCCACCCAGGGGCGCGTTCCGGCGGAGCTGAGCGCCTATGCGATGACGCTGATCCGCCTCGAGCCCGAGGACCGGCCCGCAACGGCCAAGGATGCCAGGCGCCCGCTGGAGGAGTTCGCCCGCTTCGAGGGGCAAGACTGGCGCGGCACGCCCATTCACCCGGTTGCCTCGCAGCTCCCACCCGAACCCGTCGACGCGGCGCCCGTGCCCGCTCCAGCACGGGAACTCGAGGGTTCGCAGGTGCCCGCCGCTTCGTTCGCCGAGGGAGCTGTGTCACCGAACAGCCTCCGCCATGCGTGGCCCCGTCGGGTGCTCGTCGGCTCGCTGGTGTCTGTCGTCCTCGCGGTCGCTGTCGCCGCGCTCGTGCTGCACCGGCCCGTCCCCCTGGCGCCGGCCGAAAAGCCGACAACCCGCCCCAGTCAGTTACCCTCGCCACTCCCTACCCAGAAGGAGGCGAGCCCTTCCGTGACTCCACCTGACACCACCCCGACGCTCACCCGCGCCGTACCTCCCCCTCCAGCAGAGCCAAAGGCCAGCGGGAGGCGCTTATCCTCGAAGGCGCAGCGGTGCGCGCTCCTCGTGTTCTCCCTGGAATGGTTGGGGGCGGGCTGCGCCGGGGTGCAGACGCGACCTCCTCCCGAGGACTGCCCCGAGGGGTCCACGAAGGCGATGGAACAAGAGCTCGGGTGGTTCCTGGAAAGCATCAACGCACCCCTCATCAACCTCGACGTGACGCAGCCACACCCGGACCAGCTGGGCGTGGAGCGGACGGAGGAAAACCTGTGGGCGGTGTACAAGGATGGGCCCATCACGGGTTCGTTGGTCGAGACCCATGGCAATGCCCCCGCGGGCACGCGGGTGGATGGGCACCTGTGGACCACGGGGGATAGAATCTACGGCCGTTATGTCCGAGCCCGCCTTCCTGACGGGCGCACCGTGCCGATCTGCCTCGAGCTGACGGATGGTGGCGATGCCGACACCGACGTGGGCTTTCCCAAGGAGAAGAGCTCGAAGCCAGGCCACACCGTCGGCAGCAAGATCGCCAATTCGATGGCGGTCGAGCGCTGGAGGTGAGCCGGGAGCAGGGGAGGCGTGACTGGGTTGCCGTGGCCGCCACGCCCGGCTCCGTCTCCACCGGGAGCGCCGTCGTCGAGGGCCGTCCGCTCGCACCCTAGAAGTGGATGGAGGTCTCCCCAGCGGGGGAGGGGCGCTCACCCGAGACGATGATCGGGCAGTCCAGCCAGGGGTGCGGCAGGGTCGTCATCGGGTAGCCGAAGGC
Proteins encoded in this region:
- a CDS encoding peptidase M16 family protein, whose product is MRNEETAAALLEILYELERIGVTDVAAEELKTAQRFQSGAYLLRSQSQQAFASLPGTYWVVGMPPKAVSEFVPKVNAVTAEQVREAAKKLFTSGNQTIVVVGDEKVEMELEQVGQVREVKG
- a CDS encoding serine/threonine protein kinase, with protein sequence MSPLDLEPGERVDGWRIVRRIGRGGYAVVYEVEKDGQRFALKVACLTERINDPWQVDARARREVACLQQLRHPHVIRMWAHGRWPDPRSGFLYIVLDFVDGYTLERWVEQTHPTPHEVVVLFRKLFDALEHLHGHQVFHRDLSLRNILVSKDGEPVIIDFGAADYATADEVTDGPLPPCTPRNRSPEALRFWKAHQHDPEARYAFKATDDIFALGASLYDVLTDPTPTRDKRRPPLGGSVMAPPTPHRATQGRVPAELSAYAMTLIRLEPEDRPATAKDARRPLEEFARFEGQDWRGTPIHPVASQLPPEPVDAAPVPAPARELEGSQVPAASFAEGAVSPNSLRHAWPRRVLVGSLVSVVLAVAVAALVLHRPVPLAPAEKPTTRPSQLPSPLPTQKEASPSVTPPDTTPTLTRAVPPPPAEPKASGRRLSSKAQRCALLVFSLEWLGAGCAGVQTRPPPEDCPEGSTKAMEQELGWFLESINAPLINLDVTQPHPDQLGVERTEENLWAVYKDGPITGSLVETHGNAPAGTRVDGHLWTTGDRIYGRYVRARLPDGRTVPICLELTDGGDADTDVGFPKEKSSKPGHTVGSKIANSMAVERWR
- a CDS encoding DUF2381 family protein: MFRPIASPSVLASLLVGLTATAQAAAARSIVLTGQEGEAPLISVAPGTVTVLLLDAPLLRESVEVEGRARFAVLYVGDTIVTLSPTVALGPGERLALRVSYREGFPSSVVFLLTGQPGTVDEVVNVSRAQQPVEACRRELSATRERCEARSQELAALKARPPAVSPAAVVLAELVDKHGMRGKDFARACRNLSGELHVVACRGLGASRWSVVILEVSNTGKEPWAPGWAEVSPATGGERRRARAVLSGAAHVLPGATARVAVEVEMPARKPKQWLSELHALRVCSEDGLRCLAVTGVEL
- a CDS encoding XRE family transcriptional regulator, with translation MKHGINGFVPERLALVLAARRLSQVQLAAMVGVSPSTISKWHTRQQAPEAETLERLAAVVNVSSEWFTRPIEVEASKPLFRSNAAAHSAARAMLKARLHLGHELAHLLADFVDLPEVNVPSRTFTTPEQISTEDIEAAATECRARWHLGGGPIPNVALALENAGTILVREETGVAQIEGLSAWSTTLARPLVLLVADKDNGFRGRYDASHELGHLVLHRHVPEATAREQHNEMERQAHAFAGAFLMPSESFAAQVRTPVTLDSLLLLKVRWGVSVAAMIMRLSALKIIDEHQKMALFKRRSARWGAKAEPHDSAWPPEEPRLLRRTIDLLVSENVLPLNGVVRHVGTSARDVVMLAGLPERYFEKPATVVEFPKIKRQPEPPTSHSDGTIGELVTFPRRG